The following coding sequences lie in one Thiothrix nivea DSM 5205 genomic window:
- a CDS encoding ISAzo13-like element transposase-related protein, which translates to MQIKADNGPESSGIRTQFLKRMVEFANHTGKTVHLLYYPPYHSKYNPIERCWGILEQHWNGTQLKDAETLLEWAKTMTWKGINPMVEFSRKVYEKGVTLSKKAMEAVEARLERNAALPKWDILIRPVFG; encoded by the coding sequence ATCCAGATCAAAGCGGACAATGGCCCGGAAAGCAGCGGGATCAGGACGCAATTCCTCAAGCGCATGGTGGAATTCGCCAACCATACCGGTAAGACAGTCCACCTGCTGTACTACCCGCCTTACCACAGCAAGTACAACCCGATTGAACGCTGCTGGGGGATTCTGGAACAACACTGGAACGGCACCCAGCTCAAGGATGCCGAAACCCTGCTGGAATGGGCAAAAACCATGACCTGGAAAGGCATCAACCCCATGGTCGAATTCAGTCGCAAGGTTTATGAGAAGGGTGTGACCCTCAGCAAAAAAGCTATGGAGGCTGTTGAGGCGAGGCTGGAAAGAAATGCTGCTTTACCAAAATGGGACATTCTGATTCGCCCTGTTTTTGGGTAA
- a CDS encoding DNA-binding protein, whose amino-acid sequence MALTKEQIFHAADQLAESGESPTLANVRKALGGGSFTTISEAMNEWKAKQQATTTPMREPAPEAITSRLDEIGAEIWAVALDKANARLSSEREALEATRVQLETAQQEATELADQLSVELETLQAQHLQATQDLQAASTTIETLRQENASKSRQLATTEARAEETTKRADDLKAELQHAHAENTAQRQRHTQETQALQERHTSEVQALQTNLSHTSDTLKTQTAEAVRLQAQLDQAQTQLASLHQQQQVDQERHAREIQQLGERLDKAQAEKEQVLQAASTSREDAAGLRGELEALRVQNAALLATLTPAAPDTPKSSKAKPTNKQ is encoded by the coding sequence ATGGCACTCACCAAAGAGCAAATCTTCCACGCCGCCGACCAGCTCGCTGAGTCCGGCGAATCCCCCACGCTTGCCAACGTGCGTAAAGCCCTTGGCGGTGGCTCCTTCACCACCATTTCCGAAGCCATGAACGAATGGAAGGCCAAACAACAGGCCACCACTACGCCCATGCGCGAACCGGCCCCGGAAGCCATCACCAGCCGCCTGGACGAGATCGGCGCGGAAATCTGGGCAGTGGCGCTGGACAAGGCCAACGCCCGCCTGAGCAGCGAACGCGAAGCACTGGAAGCTACCCGCGTCCAGCTTGAAACCGCACAACAAGAAGCCACTGAACTAGCCGATCAACTGAGCGTTGAACTGGAAACTCTGCAAGCCCAGCACCTGCAAGCTACCCAAGACCTACAGGCTGCCAGCACTACCATTGAAACCCTGCGGCAAGAAAACGCCAGCAAGAGCCGCCAGCTTGCCACCACCGAAGCACGGGCAGAAGAAACCACCAAACGCGCCGACGACCTCAAAGCGGAACTGCAACATGCTCATGCCGAAAACACCGCGCAACGCCAGCGGCACACCCAAGAAACGCAAGCTCTGCAAGAACGCCACACCAGCGAGGTGCAAGCCCTGCAAACTAACCTCAGCCACACCAGCGATACCCTGAAAACCCAAACGGCGGAAGCCGTGCGCCTGCAAGCCCAACTCGACCAGGCACAAACCCAGCTTGCCAGCCTGCACCAACAGCAACAGGTAGACCAAGAACGCCATGCCCGCGAGATCCAACAGCTAGGGGAACGCCTCGACAAGGCACAAGCGGAAAAAGAACAGGTGCTACAGGCCGCCAGCACCAGCCGGGAGGATGCAGCGGGATTACGCGGGGAACTGGAAGCACTGCGGGTACAGAACGCGGCATTGCTGGCAACCCTCACCCCAGCAGCACCTGACACCCCCAAAAGCAGCAAGGCAAAGCCCACCAACAAGCAATAG